One region of Lebetimonas natsushimae genomic DNA includes:
- a CDS encoding molybdopterin molybdotransferase MoeA encodes MILNNISYKEALEISLKEASFLSSKNIFINEALGYFLAQDIKATKNNPSFDNSAMDGFGFKHSGSKKLKIIKAIYAGDKFEDFDIKEENCVKIMTGAKIPKNVDTVIPIEKCLKVTDEYIEIPEIKKGANVRKQGEDIKKGEILVKKGEEITPEIIALLASQGITNVTVYKKPSIAILSSGNELKEPYEKADEDEIYNINSYSIYSLLKQYNFDTDIIGIAEDSYEDTLNKIKNILNSYDVIITSGGISFGEKDYMFEIFKNLGLKEFFHGILVKPGRPTMIGKIGKKFVFAMPGNPLSSFLNMFCIGIPVLRKISGAKNYYHQTYLAKNINDFKVNSKKDHTALGFYENGQWEVYNNYKYGSGMLKPLIKSNSVAIIQKGNEIITKDTILKIIPFVNQFSNKNNMFN; translated from the coding sequence ATGATTCTAAATAACATTTCTTATAAAGAAGCTTTGGAAATTTCATTAAAAGAAGCTTCTTTTTTATCTTCTAAAAATATATTTATAAATGAAGCTTTGGGATATTTTTTAGCCCAGGATATTAAAGCTACCAAAAACAACCCATCTTTTGACAATTCCGCAATGGACGGATTCGGATTTAAACACTCAGGTAGTAAAAAATTAAAAATAATAAAAGCAATTTATGCCGGTGACAAATTTGAAGACTTTGACATAAAAGAAGAGAATTGCGTCAAAATTATGACCGGGGCAAAAATACCAAAAAATGTAGATACTGTAATTCCTATTGAAAAGTGTTTAAAAGTAACAGATGAATATATTGAAATTCCCGAAATAAAAAAAGGTGCAAATGTAAGAAAACAGGGCGAAGATATAAAAAAAGGAGAAATTTTAGTAAAAAAAGGCGAAGAAATAACACCTGAAATCATAGCTCTTCTTGCAAGTCAGGGAATTACTAATGTAACTGTTTATAAGAAACCATCAATTGCAATCCTCTCAAGCGGTAATGAATTAAAAGAACCTTACGAAAAAGCAGATGAAGACGAAATATATAATATAAACTCTTATTCTATTTATTCACTTTTAAAACAATACAATTTTGATACAGATATTATAGGTATTGCAGAAGATTCGTATGAAGATACATTAAATAAAATAAAAAATATATTAAATTCTTATGACGTAATTATCACAAGCGGCGGAATAAGTTTTGGTGAAAAAGATTATATGTTTGAAATTTTTAAAAATTTAGGATTAAAAGAATTTTTTCACGGTATTTTAGTAAAACCGGGACGCCCTACAATGATAGGGAAAATAGGCAAAAAATTTGTTTTTGCAATGCCAGGAAATCCACTAAGCAGCTTTTTAAATATGTTCTGTATAGGAATACCTGTTTTAAGAAAAATAAGCGGAGCCAAAAATTATTATCACCAAACTTATTTAGCAAAAAACATAAACGATTTTAAAGTAAATTCTAAAAAAGACCATACCGCACTTGGATTTTATGAAAACGGGCAATGGGAAGTATATAATAACTACAAATACGGCTCCGGTATGTTAAAACCCCTCATTAAATCAAATTCTGTGGCTATTATTCAAAAAGGAAATGAAATAATTACAAAAGATACAATTTTAAAAATCATACCTTTTGTAAATCAGTTCAGCAATAAAAACAATATGTTTAATTAA
- the infC gene encoding translation initiation factor IF-3 codes for MSKDKVLLNEEIIDFTDRVRFVDTEGEPKIIDSAKALEIAYNKGLDLVCVAPNANPPVAKAMDYGKYKYEQERKKKEAKKKQVKIEVKEVKFTSKIQDNDINYKVKHVKDFLEKGKHVKLRVFLRGRELATPEKGFEVINRVWDMVKDVAEKQGEPKLEGNYINLLVTPIKKKKKK; via the coding sequence ATGAGTAAAGATAAAGTGTTATTAAATGAAGAAATTATAGATTTTACAGACAGAGTAAGATTTGTAGATACTGAAGGAGAGCCAAAAATAATTGATTCAGCTAAAGCACTTGAAATCGCTTATAACAAAGGGCTTGATTTAGTATGTGTTGCCCCAAATGCAAATCCGCCTGTTGCCAAAGCAATGGATTATGGAAAATACAAATATGAACAGGAAAGAAAGAAAAAAGAAGCCAAGAAAAAACAGGTTAAAATCGAAGTAAAAGAAGTTAAATTTACAAGTAAAATCCAGGATAACGATATAAACTATAAAGTAAAACATGTTAAAGATTTCCTTGAAAAAGGTAAACATGTAAAATTAAGAGTATTTTTAAGAGGCAGGGAACTTGCAACACCTGAGAAAGGTTTTGAGGTAATAAACAGGGTTTGGGATATGGTAAAAGATGTTGCAGAAAAACAGGGAGAACCAAAATTAGAAGGAAATTATATAAATTTATTAGTAACCCCTATTAAGAAAAAAAAGAAAAAATGA
- the thrS gene encoding threonine--tRNA ligase, producing the protein MHNDIIAYKYNDKIIDTQTAEELGIENAEPVFFDNSPEALEIIRHSAAHLMAQAIKELYPDAKFYVGPTIENGFYYDLKTKETITDKDLKNIEKKMKALAKKKIPIEKYYISKQEAREKFKDDELKQAVLDMIDEDKVSIYKQGDFEDLCRGPHVPNTKYLQNVKLQKVAGAYLGGDSQNEMLTRIYGTAFATKEALQEYLKMLEEAKKRDHRKLGTELELWMFDEEIGAGMPIWLPKGALLRGNLEKLLYSAHIRRNYLPVRGPELLRSHMWKISGHYYNYKENMYFTEIENDDPNKPAEEYGIKPMNCLAHVKIFGHKVRSYKELPLRFFEFGTVHRHEKSGVLHGLLRVREFTQDDAHIFCRPDQIEDEVIKVLEFVDSIMQRFGFTYEMEISTRPEKSIGSDEIWEKATEALKGALNRLNREYGIDEGGGAFYGPKIDIKITDAIGRKWQCGTIQVDFNLPERFDITYINENNEKARPVMIHRAIIGSFERFIAILTEHYAAEFPTFIAPIKAIFVPINEKHVNYAKEIQKELLEDDIVTEIYDSNDSLNKRIRNAEKQRVGYVVIVGDEEVENNLVAIRDRKKREQYKMTKGEFVEMIKKLCEVKL; encoded by the coding sequence ATGCATAATGATATAATCGCCTATAAATATAATGATAAAATTATTGATACACAAACAGCCGAAGAATTAGGTATTGAAAATGCCGAACCTGTTTTTTTTGACAATTCCCCTGAAGCTCTTGAAATAATAAGACACTCTGCCGCTCACCTTATGGCCCAGGCTATAAAAGAACTCTATCCCGATGCAAAATTTTATGTAGGACCTACAATAGAAAACGGATTTTATTATGATTTAAAAACAAAAGAAACTATTACAGACAAAGATTTGAAAAACATTGAAAAAAAAATGAAAGCCCTTGCAAAGAAAAAAATTCCTATTGAAAAATACTATATTTCAAAACAAGAGGCAAGGGAAAAATTTAAAGATGACGAACTAAAACAGGCAGTTCTTGATATGATTGACGAAGATAAAGTTTCAATTTATAAACAGGGCGATTTTGAAGACCTTTGCCGTGGACCTCACGTGCCTAATACAAAATATCTTCAAAATGTAAAACTTCAAAAAGTTGCCGGCGCCTATCTTGGAGGTGACAGTCAAAATGAAATGTTGACAAGGATTTACGGTACTGCATTTGCCACAAAAGAAGCATTGCAGGAATATCTTAAAATGCTTGAAGAAGCAAAAAAAAGAGACCACAGAAAACTTGGAACTGAACTTGAACTTTGGATGTTTGATGAGGAAATCGGTGCAGGTATGCCTATATGGCTCCCAAAAGGTGCGCTTTTAAGAGGTAACCTTGAAAAACTGCTTTATTCTGCTCACATAAGAAGGAATTATCTGCCGGTACGTGGACCCGAACTTTTAAGAAGCCATATGTGGAAAATTTCTGGGCATTATTATAACTACAAAGAAAATATGTATTTTACAGAAATTGAAAACGACGATCCAAACAAACCTGCGGAAGAATACGGCATTAAACCTATGAACTGTTTAGCCCATGTTAAAATATTCGGACATAAAGTAAGAAGTTATAAAGAACTTCCACTTAGATTTTTTGAATTTGGAACGGTTCACAGACATGAAAAATCAGGTGTATTACATGGACTACTTAGAGTTAGAGAATTTACCCAGGATGATGCCCATATTTTCTGCAGACCAGACCAGATTGAAGATGAAGTTATAAAAGTTTTGGAATTTGTTGATTCTATAATGCAAAGATTTGGATTTACTTATGAAATGGAAATTTCAACAAGACCTGAAAAATCAATCGGAAGCGATGAAATCTGGGAAAAAGCAACCGAGGCTCTAAAAGGGGCGCTAAACAGACTTAATAGAGAATATGGTATTGACGAAGGCGGTGGAGCCTTTTACGGGCCAAAAATTGATATAAAAATTACTGATGCAATAGGCAGAAAATGGCAGTGCGGAACTATTCAGGTTGATTTTAACCTGCCTGAAAGATTTGATATTACATATATTAATGAAAATAATGAAAAAGCCCGTCCAGTAATGATTCACAGAGCCATAATCGGAAGTTTTGAAAGGTTTATTGCCATTCTCACAGAACATTACGCAGCAGAATTTCCAACATTTATAGCTCCAATTAAAGCTATATTTGTTCCGATTAATGAAAAACACGTAAATTATGCTAAAGAAATTCAAAAAGAATTATTAGAAGACGATATAGTAACTGAAATTTATGACAGTAACGATTCGCTAAACAAAAGAATCAGAAATGCTGAAAAACAAAGAGTAGGATATGTAGTAATCGTAGGTGATGAAGAGGTAGAAAATAATTTAGTTGCTATTAGAGACAGAAAAAAAAGAGAACAATACAAAATGACAAAAGGAGAATTTGTGGAAATGATTAAAAAATTATGCGAGGTTAAACTATGA
- a CDS encoding F0F1 ATP synthase subunit C, producing the protein MKKIALLMAGFLAFAFAGDSTMIQAYSVVAAVVGLGLAALGGAIGMGHTAAATIAGTARNPQLGGKLMGTMFIALAMIEAQVIYALVLALIALYANPFLG; encoded by the coding sequence ATGAAAAAAATCGCTCTTTTAATGGCAGGATTTTTAGCATTCGCATTTGCAGGTGATTCTACTATGATTCAAGCTTACAGCGTAGTAGCTGCTGTTGTAGGTCTAGGACTTGCAGCTCTTGGTGGTGCAATCGGGATGGGACACACTGCGGCTGCAACTATTGCTGGTACTGCAAGAAACCCTCAACTTGGTGGTAAATTAATGGGTACAATGTTCATCGCATTAGCGATGATCGAAGCACAAGTTATTTATGCGCTAGTTCTTGCATTAATCGCACTTTATGCAAATCCTTTCTTAGGATAA